The sequence CGAGTAGAGACCACGAAGGCTGTCCGGCAGATTGAACGTCAACTGCCCGTCCGGCTGCGCCACGATGCGCTCGGCGAGCACCTCGGCCTGCGCGCGCATGGCATCGCGGTGCAGCTGGTCGACTTCCGAATTGAGCAGCCAGAACAGCACCAGCGGCAGGAAGATCGCGACCACCGCGACCGCCACGATGTGCAGGAACACGATGCGCCAGATCAGCGACTTGAATGTCGGCGATCGGCCATAGGCCGGCGCGGCGGCCACGCTATTTCTCCTCGGCCATGAGATAGCCGACGCCGCGGATGGTGTGGATCACGACCTTGGCGCCGTGTTCAGTGAGCTGCTTGCGCAATCGCGAGACGTAGACCTCGACCGCGTTGGAGGCGACCTCGCCTTCGAGGCCGAAGATGTGGTCCTCGACATTCTTCTTCGGCACCACCCGCCCCTGCCGGCGCAGCAAGATCTCCAGCACCGAGGTTTCGCGCGCGGAGATGATCCGCGGCTGGTCGTCGACGAAGATCTGGCGGCTCTCGGTGTCGTAGACGAGGTTGGCGAGAGACAGCGAGCGGCCGAGCAGCTGGCCCGGCCGGCGCAGGATCGCCTCCAGCCGCGCCACCAGTTCCTCCATCGCGAACGGCTTTGCCAGATAATCGTCGGCGCCGCTGCGCAGGCCGCTGACGCGATCCTGCAGGCCGCCGCGCGCGGTCAGCACCAGCACCGGCAGCGGCTCCATCTGGCGGCGCAGCTCGCGCAGCACCGACAGCCCGTCGCCGTCCGGCAGGCCGAGGTCGAGGATCATCGCGGCATAGCTGACGCTGCTGACGGCCTCGCGCGCCTCGGCGGCGCTGCCCACGACGTCGCTCTCATAGCCGGCCGCCGCCAGCCCGCTGGCCACAAGCCGCGACAGCTCGGCATTGTCCTCGACGATCAGAAGGCGCATCGTAGTCCCGACGGATGTTCCGGTGTCCCCGCGCGGCTCGCGCCGCTTCCGGCTCTCTTCCACCATTCCGCCCGCTTCGGCCAGCGAAAAAGTGCCCGGCGGCCGGCCGCCCGGTCAGGTTCGTGTAAGCCGGACGGGAACGCCTCGTCTGCGAAACAGCCACGATGGACTAACGTCCCGCCGTGACGGCGTCCTACCGCGCTCCCCGCTATTTCGTCGCCGCCAGCTCCGATTGTAGCTGTAGCAGCAACGCCCCGGAGCCTACATCCCGGGGCGCTGCATTCGACCGATCAGCTCTGCGAGCGCCGCGCCATGAAGATGTCGTAGCCGACTTCGGCGACCTGGAACCAGGCGTAGCCGTCGCCGGAGAATTTTGCCAGGGAATCGTGCACCTTCTTGAAGTTGGCGTTGCTCGCGCCGACCTCGGCATGCAGCTCCTTGGCCGCCTTGTAGCAGGCATCCATGATCGAGGGCGAGAAGGCGTGCAGCTTGGTGCCGCTTGCGAGCAGCTTCTTCAGCGCCAGCGGATTGGCGGCGTCGTAGCGCGCCATCATGTAGTTGTTGGCGTAGTGGCCGGCCTGCTCGAGCACGCTCTGGTAATATTTCGGCAGCGCGTTCCATTTGTCGAGATTGACGAAGGCGAGCAGCATCGGCCCACCCTCCCACCAGCCGGGATAGTAGTAATGCGGCGCGATCTTGTAGAAGCCGAGCTTCTCGTCGTCATAGGGGCCGACCCATTCGGCGGCGTCGATCGTGCCCTTCTCCAGCGCCGGGTAGATGTCGCCGCCGGCGAGCTGCTGCGGCACCACGCCGAGCTTCTGGAGCACGCGGCCGGCGAAGCCACCGATGCGGAATTTCATCCCGCTGAGATCCTCGGGCGTGTTGACCTCTTTCCTGAACCAGCCGCCCATCTGGCAGCCGGTGTTGCCGGCGAGCAGCGAGACGACGTTGTAGCTCTTGTAGAACTCGTTGAGCACCTCGCGCCCGCCGCCCTGCATGTACCAGGCCTGGTTGATGCGCATGTTGGGGCCGAACGGCACCGAGGAGCCGAAGGTGAAGGTCGGATCCTTGCCGAAATAATAGTAGGACGCGGTGTGGCCGATCTCGCAGGTGGCGTTCTGCACGGCATCGAGCACCTGGAGGCCCGGCACGATCTCGCCGGCCGCGAAAGTCTGGATCTGGAATTTGTTGTCGGTCGCCTCCGCAACCATCTTGCTCATCATCTCGGCGCCGCCATAGAGCGTGTCGAGCGATTTCGGCCAGCTCGTCGGCATGCGCCATTTGATTTCCGGCATCGTCTGCGCGATCGCGGGAGCAGCTAACGTGGCGGCGCCGGCCGCACCAAGTCCTGTAACCTTGATGAAGTCTCTTCTCTTCATGGTGTCCTACCCTGATGGATGGTGATTGT comes from Bradyrhizobium diazoefficiens and encodes:
- a CDS encoding response regulator transcription factor, which codes for MRLLIVEDNAELSRLVASGLAAAGYESDVVGSAAEAREAVSSVSYAAMILDLGLPDGDGLSVLRELRRQMEPLPVLVLTARGGLQDRVSGLRSGADDYLAKPFAMEELVARLEAILRRPGQLLGRSLSLANLVYDTESRQIFVDDQPRIISARETSVLEILLRRQGRVVPKKNVEDHIFGLEGEVASNAVEVYVSRLRKQLTEHGAKVVIHTIRGVGYLMAEEK
- a CDS encoding TRAP transporter substrate-binding protein; this translates as MKRRDFIKVTGLGAAGAATLAAPAIAQTMPEIKWRMPTSWPKSLDTLYGGAEMMSKMVAEATDNKFQIQTFAAGEIVPGLQVLDAVQNATCEIGHTASYYYFGKDPTFTFGSSVPFGPNMRINQAWYMQGGGREVLNEFYKSYNVVSLLAGNTGCQMGGWFRKEVNTPEDLSGMKFRIGGFAGRVLQKLGVVPQQLAGGDIYPALEKGTIDAAEWVGPYDDEKLGFYKIAPHYYYPGWWEGGPMLLAFVNLDKWNALPKYYQSVLEQAGHYANNYMMARYDAANPLALKKLLASGTKLHAFSPSIMDACYKAAKELHAEVGASNANFKKVHDSLAKFSGDGYAWFQVAEVGYDIFMARRSQS